A genomic segment from Necator americanus strain Aroian chromosome III, whole genome shotgun sequence encodes:
- a CDS encoding hypothetical protein (NECATOR_CHRIII.G12241.T1), translating into MAKPQKRSLFLSSYIFLYNVVLFLIHFVIFVKLLDSFLSGRFVYTEHFPLFCIGTAAQLLDIFHGILGITSTGILAGTIQVLGRLSMLYIVEGNPTIHNQITTPILLFAWVLIELFRYPFYAFRAWDIDIYILAWLRYSAWIPLYPIGLTMEWLSLVTSLKFYYETGKYALRIPNTNVELNFAVLLGLFAFVAMPFVSKKLLGHMNKQRRMKLNPSKRD; encoded by the exons ATGGCCAAACCACAAAAGCGTTCGCTATTTCTTAGTTCCTACATTTTTCTGTACAATGTTGTACTATTTCTCAtacattttgtaattttcgttAAGCTGTTGGACTCATTTCTATCAG GAAGATTTGTCTATACGGAACATTTCCCGCTATTTTGTATTGGTACCGCCGCGCAGTTACTGGATATTTTTCATGGAATCTTAGGGATCACATCAACGGGTATTCTGGCAGGAACAATCCAG GTTTTGGGACGCTTGTCAATGCTCTACATTGTGGAAGGCAATCCTACAATCCATAATCAAATCACAACTCCTATCCTGCTCTTTGCTTGGGTACTGATAGAACTTTTCAG gtATCCATTCTACGCCTTTCGTGCATGGGATATCGATATCTATATTCTTGCTTGGTTACGTTACTCAGCATGGATTCCACTTTACCCAATAGGACTTACAATGGAAT GGCTCAGTCTAGTCACCTCGTTGAAGTTCTACTATGAAACCGGTAAATATGCGCTCCGTATCCCGAACACGAATGTGGAACTCAACTTCGCCGTTCTTCTTGGCCTCTTCGCATTTGTTGCAATGCCATTTGTGAGCAAGAAACTGCTAGGACATATGAACAAGCAGAGAAGGATGAAGCTCAACCCTTCAAAGAGAGATTAG
- a CDS encoding hypothetical protein (NECATOR_CHRIII.G12243.T1) produces the protein MAPTAEPEGKYYPTRFRERLSIQKKYDDIFSCVVEKALMDTSLRPVTPSTLRNKLRKRASSECLPVKTRVRFDSERCVRYSSSSEDSGRSSTTELEDEDIVIIEKELSSIQCTCGSYVQTHSKLHEHIVTEHSSSAFACCPECGAPEVVLRNKYLCRICNVYSENLEDHLRIHYQDRTGGGALMECRTCYKTFQTVQEVRLHEQFSHGTQRSRTVSKHLCDYCELEFSSKHLRDVHLVSHFDRVIGSVWERIEQMQCEYTDQRLVNQCPICFSVMGSRKSFKLHIIQKHLTKNPESFMDILNRPSFMDKFPSVKQDAKTLPITNSVDSVLVKFELKEEPKDL, from the exons ATGGCCCCCACAGCTGAACCTGAAGG GAAATACTATCCTACACGTTTCCGTGAACGGTTAtctattcaaaagaaatacGACGACATCTTTTCTTGTGTCGTCGAAAAAGCGCTTATGGACACATCACTTCGACCTGTTACGCCATCTACGTTAAGAAATAAG CTAAGGAAGCGCGCATCAAGCGAGTGTCTTCCGGTGAAAACTCGCGTTCGCTTCGATTCAGAGCGTTGCGTTCGCTACTCTTCTTCCAGTGAAGACAGCGGAAGAAGTTCCACTACCGAGCTAG AAGATGAAGACATTGTAATTATTGAGAAAGAACTGTCAAGTATACAATGTACCTGCGGCAGTTACGTTCAGACCCATTCAAAACTTCATGAACACATCGTAACAGAG CATTCTTCTTCTGCCTTTGCCTGTTGTCCTGAATGTGGCGCACCTGAGGTAGTCCTACGTAACAAGTACTTGTGCAG aatctGCAATGTGTATTCGGAAAATCTCGAAGATCACCTACGGATCCATTACCAGGACAGAACCGGTGGTGGGGCTTTGATGGAATGTCGGACGTGTTACAAAACGTTCCAAA CTGTTCAAGAAGTTCGACTCCACGAACAGTTCTCCCATGGAACGCAACGGTCACGAACAGTTTCGAAACATCTGTGCGACTACTGTGAACTAGAATTTTCGTCAAAACAT CTTCGCGATGTTCATCTTGTTAGCCACTTTGACCGTGTTATTGGCAGCGTTTGGGAACGCATCGAACAAATGCAATGCGAGTACACTG ATCAGCGGCTGGTTAATCAGTGTCCAATCTGTTTTTCCGTCATGGGTAGTCGAAAAAGCTTTAAACTACATATCATTCAAAAACATTTAACGAAAAATCCAGAGTCATTCATGG ATATCCTTAACAGGCCGTCTTTCATGGATAAATTCCCTAGCGTGAAACAAGATGCCAAAACTTTACCTATCACTAACTCAGTGGATTCTGTTCTTGTCAAGTTCGAACTAAAAGAAGAACCTAAAGATTTATGA
- a CDS encoding hypothetical protein (NECATOR_CHRIII.G12242.T1) gives MRLSEVIPATCQLKSYNNGDSGVTERRKVINILECPPMQIVSLLLEFDSTIHATVGVGAPISTFPRLGMVSLNFWSDTFIG, from the exons ATGAGGCTCTCAGAGGTAATTCCTGCCACATGCCAACTGAAATCTTACAACAATGGTGACAGTGGTGTCacggagagaagaaaagtgatcAACATCCTCGAATGTCCTCCCATGCAAATAGTTTCTCTCCTCCTCGAGTTTGATTCCACCATACATGCGACTGTTGGAGTCGGTGCTCCGATATCCACTTTTCCACGGTTGGGAATGGTCTCCCTTAACTTTTGGTCG GATACATTTATAG GTTAG